Proteins found in one Terribacillus sp. DMT04 genomic segment:
- a CDS encoding DUF3923 family protein, with protein sequence MKVSWIAWWIINAILLTGIITISVFVWTRSVDAAGIVQTYETRMISFIILTLVFIIPLAVQIIWMIINFVVAKNKKGNTLDLQ encoded by the coding sequence ATGAAAGTATCTTGGATTGCTTGGTGGATTATTAATGCTATATTACTTACAGGAATAATTACAATTTCAGTTTTTGTCTGGACCAGAAGTGTAGACGCAGCTGGAATTGTACAGACTTATGAAACCAGAATGATTAGCTTTATCATTCTTACTTTGGTATTTATTATCCCATTGGCCGTACAGATTATTTGGATGATTATTAACTTCGTGGTAGCGAAAAACAAGAAAGGAAATACCTTGGACCTGCAATGA